A single genomic interval of Streptococcus suis harbors:
- a CDS encoding DNA recombination protein RmuC: protein MDIVLLILLILVLLALVFLYGKWQSLTLLLQDQAEDTADNLSDQLSYQLENATLKQQQAIHQEVERLRTELYQQLTDIRQELNKSHLETRDATDRRLQAIQESNEKRLEEMRQTVEEKLEKTLQTRLQASFETVSKQLESVNRGLGEMQTVARDVGSLNKVLSGTKTRGIMGELQLGQIIEDILTPSQYEREFATVSGSSERVEYAVKLPGRTEGDYIYLPIDSKFPLADYYRLEDAYESGDKDQIDLHRKNLLAAIKRFAKDIQSKYLNPPETTNFGVLFLPTEGLYSEVVRNPIFFDELRRQENIVVAGPTTLSALLNSLSVGFKTLNIQRSADDISKVLGNVKLEFGKFSDLLLKAQKQLNQASSNIDKLLTTRTNAIERSLRTIDLYEDDQTKGLLGLSPLDEEDNEN from the coding sequence ATGGATATTGTATTACTTATTTTGCTGATACTGGTCTTGCTTGCCTTGGTTTTTCTTTATGGAAAATGGCAGAGCTTGACCCTGCTTTTGCAAGATCAAGCCGAAGATACAGCAGACAACTTGTCTGACCAGCTCAGCTATCAACTAGAAAACGCAACTCTCAAACAGCAGCAGGCCATTCATCAGGAGGTGGAAAGACTCCGCACGGAGCTTTACCAACAGCTAACTGACATTCGCCAAGAGCTGAATAAGAGCCACTTGGAAACGCGAGATGCCACCGACCGTCGCTTGCAGGCCATTCAGGAGTCTAATGAAAAACGCCTGGAAGAAATGCGGCAGACGGTTGAGGAAAAGCTGGAGAAAACCCTGCAAACCCGCCTACAAGCCTCCTTTGAAACGGTGTCCAAGCAGTTGGAATCGGTCAATCGTGGTCTGGGTGAAATGCAGACGGTGGCGCGTGATGTGGGCAGTCTTAACAAGGTTCTGTCTGGTACCAAAACCCGTGGCATCATGGGTGAGTTGCAGCTGGGACAGATTATCGAGGATATTTTAACACCTAGCCAATATGAGCGAGAGTTTGCCACGGTTTCAGGCTCTAGTGAGCGTGTGGAGTATGCGGTCAAGCTACCAGGACGGACCGAGGGAGACTATATCTATCTGCCGATTGACTCCAAGTTTCCGCTGGCGGATTACTACCGCTTGGAAGATGCTTATGAAAGTGGGGATAAGGACCAGATTGACCTCCATCGCAAAAATCTCTTGGCGGCTATCAAGCGCTTTGCCAAGGACATTCAGAGCAAGTACCTCAATCCGCCTGAAACCACCAACTTTGGTGTCTTGTTCTTGCCGACCGAAGGGCTGTATTCAGAAGTGGTCCGCAATCCGATTTTCTTTGATGAGCTTCGCCGTCAGGAAAATATCGTGGTAGCAGGACCGACCACCCTGTCTGCCCTGCTCAATTCCCTCTCCGTCGGCTTTAAGACTCTTAACATTCAACGGTCAGCCGATGATATTTCCAAGGTCTTGGGCAATGTCAAGCTGGAATTTGGCAAGTTTTCTGACCTCTTGCTTAAGGCTCAGAAACAACTTAATCAAGCCAGCAGCAATATTGACAAACTCCTAACCACTCGCACCAACGCTATTGAGCGTAGTCTTCGGACCATTGACCTGTACGAAGATGACCAAACCAAGGGACTGCTTGGCCTGTCCCCATTAGATGAGGAAGATAATGAAAATTAA
- a CDS encoding thiamine diphosphokinase gives MIKIAVIAGGSFDCLPEPADLYVGVDAGSLRLLDHFLPLDWAIGDFDSVTPEELGQIKDLAERFLQAPAEKDDTDLELALKEIFKVYPQAKVRIYGALGGRMDHMMSNLFLPAEPDLAAYVEQIELVDSQNIVRFRPAGQHRLSPIAGMNYISFMPSDQSCLTIRHAKYPLDASNYFFKKCYASNEFIDRDIDIQLDKGYVVLIYSKDKD, from the coding sequence ATGATTAAGATTGCTGTCATTGCAGGCGGTTCCTTTGACTGCCTTCCTGAGCCTGCCGACCTCTATGTGGGGGTAGATGCAGGCTCTCTTCGTCTTCTGGACCATTTTCTGCCTCTTGACTGGGCTATCGGTGATTTTGACTCGGTGACACCTGAAGAATTAGGGCAGATAAAGGATCTAGCAGAGCGTTTTTTGCAAGCTCCTGCTGAAAAAGATGATACAGATTTGGAGCTGGCTTTAAAGGAAATCTTCAAGGTTTATCCGCAGGCCAAGGTTCGCATATACGGAGCCTTGGGTGGTCGCATGGACCACATGATGAGCAATCTCTTTTTACCAGCTGAACCAGACTTGGCAGCCTATGTGGAGCAGATTGAATTGGTGGATAGTCAGAACATCGTCCGATTTCGACCTGCAGGTCAGCACCGTTTGTCACCGATTGCTGGTATGAACTACATTTCCTTTATGCCGTCGGACCAGAGTTGCCTGACCATTCGTCATGCCAAGTACCCGCTGGATGCCAGCAATTATTTTTTCAAAAAATGCTATGCTTCTAACGAATTTATAGATAGGGACATAGACATTCAACTGGATAAGGGCTACGTGGTCCTTATCTACAGTAAGGACAAGGATTAG
- the rpe gene encoding ribulose-phosphate 3-epimerase: MSHYKIAPSILAADYANFEKELKRLEKTGVEYVHIDIMDGHFVPNISFGADVVAAMRPHSKLVFDCHLMVSNPENHIETFARAGADILTIHAEATVHLHGTLQKIRAAGMKVGVVINPGTPLVTIEPVLNLVDQVLLMTVNPGFGGQAYIPEVAEKIADLVKLREAKGLNFDIEVDGGIDDKTIHSAKNAGANVFVAGSYLFKGDLDANVAKLRAALND, translated from the coding sequence ATGTCACATTATAAGATTGCACCGTCTATTTTGGCGGCAGATTATGCAAATTTTGAAAAAGAGCTCAAGCGTCTAGAAAAGACAGGTGTGGAATACGTTCATATTGACATCATGGACGGTCATTTTGTGCCAAATATCAGCTTTGGGGCGGATGTGGTTGCGGCTATGCGTCCTCATAGCAAGCTGGTTTTTGATTGCCATCTCATGGTGTCCAATCCTGAAAATCATATTGAGACCTTTGCCCGCGCAGGTGCAGATATTTTAACCATTCACGCAGAAGCAACGGTTCACCTGCATGGGACCCTACAAAAAATCCGTGCTGCTGGTATGAAGGTGGGTGTGGTCATCAATCCAGGCACTCCCCTTGTGACCATTGAGCCTGTGCTTAACTTGGTGGATCAGGTGCTTCTCATGACGGTCAACCCAGGTTTTGGTGGACAAGCCTACATTCCAGAAGTGGCTGAGAAGATTGCGGATTTGGTTAAATTGCGTGAAGCCAAAGGCTTGAACTTTGACATCGAAGTGGACGGCGGGATTGACGATAAGACTATTCATTCAGCCAAAAATGCGGGTGCCAATGTCTTTGTGGCTGGTTCCTACCTCTTCAAAGGCGATTTGGATGCCAACGTTGCCAAATTGAGAGCTGCCCTCAATGATTAA
- the rsgA gene encoding ribosome small subunit-dependent GTPase A: protein MQGRIIKALAGFYYVEADGQVYQTRARGNFRKKGQTPYVGDFVDFSAEENSEGYILKIHERKNSLVRPPIVNIDQAVVIMSAKEPDFNANLLDRFLVLLEQKDMDPIIYISKMDLVEDQTGMDAFKTIYEKIGYPFVYSLEELTPLLQDKVTVFMGQTGVGKSTLLNRIAPELALETGAISDSLGRGRHTTRAVSFYNVFGGKIADTPGFSSLDYEVKEAEALTDCFPEIAEASQDCKFRTCTHTHEPDCAVKEAVASSAISQSRFDNYLQFLSEIQNQRETYTKVSKKFK, encoded by the coding sequence TTGCAAGGAAGAATTATCAAGGCCTTGGCAGGTTTTTACTATGTCGAGGCGGATGGACAGGTTTATCAAACCAGAGCTAGAGGAAATTTTCGTAAGAAAGGCCAAACGCCCTACGTGGGTGATTTTGTGGACTTTTCTGCGGAGGAAAACTCAGAAGGCTATATTTTAAAAATCCACGAGAGAAAGAATAGTTTGGTTCGACCTCCAATTGTCAATATCGATCAGGCGGTGGTTATCATGTCGGCTAAGGAACCTGATTTTAATGCCAATCTACTGGATCGTTTCCTAGTTCTCCTTGAACAGAAGGATATGGATCCCATTATCTATATCTCTAAGATGGACTTGGTAGAAGATCAGACGGGAATGGATGCCTTCAAGACTATCTATGAGAAAATTGGCTATCCTTTTGTCTATAGTTTGGAGGAACTGACGCCATTATTGCAGGATAAGGTGACCGTCTTTATGGGGCAGACAGGGGTTGGTAAATCGACTCTTCTCAATCGCATTGCGCCAGAATTAGCCTTGGAAACAGGTGCGATTTCAGATAGTCTGGGGCGTGGTCGCCATACCACTCGTGCGGTCAGTTTCTACAATGTCTTCGGTGGGAAAATTGCGGATACGCCAGGATTTTCATCCCTAGACTATGAAGTCAAGGAGGCGGAGGCTCTGACAGATTGTTTCCCAGAAATTGCGGAAGCCAGCCAGGACTGCAAATTTAGGACCTGTACCCATACCCATGAGCCGGATTGTGCGGTCAAGGAAGCTGTTGCCAGCTCTGCCATTTCCCAAAGCCGCTTTGATAATTATCTCCAATTCCTCAGCGAAATCCAAAATCAGCGTGAAACCTATACCAAGGTAAGTAAGAAATTCAAATAG
- a CDS encoding LPXTG cell wall anchor domain-containing protein, producing the protein MNTKKLVKWGVALTSTLVLGGVVAPVGGRLLGGPAVVYADEQSITYRIHYFLNDVAENGGTPSYTDIAPYKEGVISKGEVVVEVAPHIDGYAPTTESWGKDSIEVTYEKFTGDNVWHDEDWYPTASFFYDKVDVPKPAETKPVEQPADQPVEQPVEQPVETPAEQPAEQPAEQPTEQPTEQPVEQPTEQPADQPVEQPVEQPVEQPAEVPVEQPVEQPAEVPVEQPVEKPAETPTDKPVEQLTDASSLTDQTAGKVQVVAATDKKTVDKSAPSTPAVKPQEVSQPVAKTLPKTGDSSSMLLVLGGVLSGLSGLGLAATSRKRD; encoded by the coding sequence ATGAATACTAAAAAATTGGTTAAATGGGGCGTAGCCCTTACTTCAACCCTTGTTTTGGGTGGTGTGGTTGCCCCTGTGGGCGGTCGGCTGCTAGGTGGTCCTGCTGTTGTTTATGCGGATGAGCAATCCATCACTTATCGCATTCATTACTTCCTGAATGATGTGGCGGAGAATGGGGGTACTCCTTCTTACACAGATATTGCACCTTATAAGGAGGGTGTGATTTCAAAGGGTGAAGTAGTAGTGGAAGTAGCTCCTCATATTGATGGATACGCCCCCACTACTGAGTCTTGGGGTAAAGATTCTATTGAGGTAACCTACGAAAAATTTACAGGTGATAATGTTTGGCATGATGAAGATTGGTATCCTACGGCTAGCTTCTTTTATGATAAGGTAGATGTACCAAAACCAGCTGAAACCAAACCAGTTGAACAACCAGCTGACCAGCCAGTTGAACAACCAGTTGAACAGCCAGTTGAAACTCCAGCTGAACAACCAGCCGAACAGCCAGCTGAACAACCAACTGAACAACCAACTGAACAACCAGTTGAACAGCCAACTGAACAACCAGCTGACCAGCCAGTTGAACAACCAGTTGAACAACCAGTTGAACAACCTGCTGAAGTTCCAGTTGAGCAGCCAGTTGAACAACCTGCTGAAGTTCCAGTTGAGCAACCAGTCGAAAAACCAGCTGAAACTCCGACAGACAAACCAGTTGAACAGCTAACAGATGCCTCGTCCTTAACTGACCAGACAGCTGGCAAGGTTCAAGTAGTGGCAGCAACTGATAAGAAAACGGTAGACAAGTCCGCTCCAAGCACTCCTGCTGTTAAACCACAGGAAGTATCACAACCTGTTGCCAAAACCTTGCCAAAAACAGGTGATAGCAGCTCTATGCTCCTAGTCTTAGGGGGCGTCTTGTCCGGTCTTTCTGGTCTGGGATTAGCTGCTACATCACGCAAAAGAGACTAG
- a CDS encoding type II toxin-antitoxin system RelE/ParE family toxin, with translation MTDKKKYELVISDRAKQDLQAIYDYILINFYSQQAAASKIDLILKALEILELFPEVCPLVSSRGFGNLTADGKPYRYMPIEHYLVFYFIEGYQVFVARILHSKQNWITLLK, from the coding sequence TTGACTGATAAGAAAAAATATGAGCTTGTTATTTCTGATAGAGCCAAACAGGATTTGCAGGCTATATATGATTACATTCTAATCAATTTTTACAGCCAACAAGCAGCGGCTAGCAAAATTGATTTGATATTGAAGGCTTTGGAAATATTAGAGTTATTCCCTGAAGTCTGTCCCTTGGTATCTAGCAGAGGATTTGGCAACCTAACTGCCGATGGAAAGCCCTACCGTTATATGCCGATAGAACATTATCTCGTTTTTTATTTCATAGAGGGCTATCAGGTTTTTGTAGCCCGTATCTTGCATTCAAAGCAAAACTGGATAACATTACTTAAATGA